The following proteins come from a genomic window of Geminicoccaceae bacterium SCSIO 64248:
- a CDS encoding aldehyde dehydrogenase, with protein MNNEEMRLPIEGVQTFEKVFIGGEWIAPRGGRLIESIDPATEEVWTRVAESGLEEVDLAVAAARQAMQGPWARYFTASQRGEYLRRFALLLRRDAERIAHLESRDNGKPLHDTEGEISKAADWLDFFAGGADKLNGSQIPVRPDALAFTRREPIGVVAAILPWNSPIMMAAWKLGPALAAGNAIILKPAEQTPVSALQLGRLAQEAGLPPGVVNVLPGYGPVAGAALTTHPGVNKVAFTGDWRTAQKIMQAASGSLKRCTFECGGKSPFIVFEDADLDKALVVGLNSAFRSTGQSCSIASRIFVQRPIYERFASAFAERAKAIRVGNPLDAHTHIGPQTSADQLAKTQRYIGLGLESGARLIAGGGRPPGLDRGYFVEPTVFADVRNDSCLAQEEVFGPVIAMLPFDDEAEAVSLANDSNYGLVAAVWTQDIKRAHRVAAAVEAGLVCVNTYGATHWMLPYGGFKLSGIGRENSLESLLEYTEVKSVFVDLSDQRPADRFAD; from the coding sequence GTGAACAACGAGGAGATGAGATTGCCAATTGAGGGAGTGCAGACCTTCGAAAAGGTCTTCATCGGCGGCGAGTGGATCGCGCCGCGCGGCGGCCGGCTCATCGAGTCCATCGATCCGGCCACCGAAGAAGTGTGGACCAGGGTGGCGGAATCGGGACTGGAAGAGGTGGACCTCGCGGTTGCCGCCGCGCGGCAGGCCATGCAGGGCCCATGGGCGCGCTACTTCACGGCCAGCCAGCGCGGCGAGTATCTGCGGCGGTTTGCGCTGCTGCTGCGGCGCGACGCCGAACGGATCGCGCACCTCGAGAGCCGCGACAACGGCAAGCCTCTGCACGATACGGAAGGCGAGATCTCCAAGGCAGCCGACTGGCTCGATTTCTTTGCCGGCGGCGCCGATAAACTCAATGGCTCGCAGATTCCGGTGCGGCCCGACGCCTTGGCCTTCACCCGGCGCGAACCGATAGGCGTGGTGGCCGCCATCCTGCCGTGGAACTCGCCCATCATGATGGCCGCGTGGAAATTGGGGCCTGCACTGGCAGCCGGCAACGCCATCATCCTCAAGCCGGCGGAGCAGACGCCCGTCAGCGCTTTGCAACTCGGGCGCTTGGCCCAGGAAGCCGGATTACCGCCAGGCGTCGTGAATGTCCTGCCGGGCTACGGGCCGGTTGCCGGCGCGGCGCTGACCACCCACCCCGGCGTCAACAAGGTAGCCTTCACCGGCGACTGGCGCACCGCGCAAAAGATCATGCAGGCGGCCAGCGGTTCGCTCAAGCGCTGTACCTTCGAGTGCGGCGGCAAGTCGCCCTTCATCGTTTTCGAGGATGCGGACCTGGACAAGGCGCTGGTCGTGGGGCTCAACAGCGCCTTTCGATCGACGGGCCAGTCGTGCTCCATCGCATCGCGCATCTTCGTGCAGCGGCCTATCTACGAGCGCTTCGCCTCGGCGTTCGCCGAGCGCGCCAAAGCGATCCGCGTTGGAAATCCCCTCGATGCGCACACCCACATCGGGCCGCAGACCTCCGCGGACCAGCTCGCCAAGACGCAGCGCTACATCGGCCTAGGCCTGGAGTCCGGCGCGCGGCTCATCGCCGGCGGCGGCCGGCCGCCGGGTCTGGACCGGGGGTACTTCGTAGAGCCTACCGTGTTCGCCGATGTGCGCAACGACTCGTGCCTGGCGCAGGAGGAGGTGTTCGGCCCCGTGATCGCGATGCTGCCGTTCGACGACGAGGCCGAAGCGGTTTCGCTGGCCAACGACTCCAACTACGGGCTTGTTGCCGCCGTCTGGACCCAGGACATCAAGCGGGCGCATCGAGTTGCGGCTGCGGTCGAGGCCGGCCTAGTCTGCGTCAACACCTACGGTGCCACGCACTGGATGCTGCCGTATGGCGGCTTCAAGCTCAGTGGCATCGGCCGCGAGAACAGCCTGGAGTCGCTGTTGGAGTACACCGAGGTGAAATCGGTCTTCGTCGATCTGTCCGATCAGCGCCCCGCCGATCGTTTCGCCGACTGA
- a CDS encoding tripartite tricarboxylate transporter substrate binding protein, with protein sequence MRILTALIVAAALVLPLQAAAQTFPDKPVKIIVGVHAGAAGDLMARFLSDALSAKTGQRFVVEDIPGANGAMAAAEAIAAPKDGYTIMFSASSLLTVSPHINESIKWNPTTDFEPIVEVGVTPIAIAVHKDSPIQSLQTLFDAAKAEPGTLTTGVLPLAMPDFAVTMLHRDAKVDLKKIPFSGGGDIMAAALSREIDVIFAGIGGVVSQFESGNLKLIGVTTTQRMEAYPDAPTVAEIVPNYDAGSWFGFFGPTGMDAAAKEGMNRLVNDILMDPEIREKLEKMGTAPTGGSPDDMKRRLDADYERFGNVVSEIKASAK encoded by the coding sequence ATGAGAATTTTGACGGCTTTGATCGTCGCCGCTGCGCTTGTTTTGCCGCTCCAAGCCGCAGCACAGACATTTCCCGACAAACCCGTGAAGATCATCGTCGGCGTCCATGCGGGAGCGGCGGGCGATCTGATGGCGCGTTTCCTGTCGGATGCGCTATCGGCCAAGACAGGCCAGCGTTTCGTCGTCGAGGACATTCCGGGCGCGAACGGCGCGATGGCAGCCGCCGAGGCGATTGCTGCGCCGAAGGACGGCTATACTATAATGTTCTCGGCTTCCAGCCTGCTCACCGTGTCGCCGCATATCAACGAGAGCATCAAGTGGAATCCAACGACAGATTTCGAGCCGATTGTTGAAGTCGGCGTTACGCCCATTGCCATCGCTGTGCACAAGGACTCGCCGATCCAGTCCCTGCAAACCCTGTTCGATGCGGCAAAGGCTGAGCCCGGAACGCTGACAACCGGAGTTCTCCCGCTCGCCATGCCGGATTTCGCGGTCACCATGCTGCACCGCGACGCAAAGGTCGACCTGAAGAAAATCCCGTTCAGCGGCGGCGGTGACATCATGGCTGCAGCGCTGTCACGCGAGATCGACGTGATCTTCGCTGGCATCGGCGGCGTCGTCTCCCAATTCGAGAGCGGCAATCTAAAGCTGATCGGGGTGACGACGACGCAGCGCATGGAAGCCTATCCCGACGCGCCGACGGTTGCGGAAATCGTGCCCAACTACGACGCCGGCAGTTGGTTTGGATTCTTCGGCCCGACCGGCATGGACGCTGCCGCGAAGGAAGGCATGAACCGGCTAGTGAACGACATCCTCATGGATCCCGAGATCCGCGAGAAGCTGGAGAAGATGGGCACCGCGCCGACCGGCGGTTCTCCCGACGACATGAAACGGCGTCTGGACGCCGACTACGAGCGCTTCGGCAACGTGGTCAGTGAGATCAAGGCTTCGGCTAAATAA
- a CDS encoding tripartite tricarboxylate transporter TctB family protein, whose protein sequence is MIIKRAELPEFLIGAFVVLLGLAAAIIGSGFGFGSAASMESGFFPVVIGGVLAMLGVAHLVVAVFGQPSADDGASEPVNIRAIMMISAGMAFWLATVKSVGLIPATIGLVTLSAYAERSVRLVRSVVLAAVLAAAAYGIFVYGLELPLIAFRWPL, encoded by the coding sequence ATGATCATCAAACGAGCCGAGTTACCCGAATTCCTAATCGGCGCATTCGTCGTCCTGCTTGGCCTGGCAGCGGCCATCATCGGATCCGGCTTTGGGTTCGGGTCCGCCGCCAGCATGGAAAGCGGCTTCTTCCCTGTCGTCATCGGCGGCGTGCTGGCGATGCTCGGCGTCGCACACCTCGTGGTCGCCGTGTTCGGACAGCCGTCTGCGGATGACGGCGCGAGCGAGCCGGTGAATATCCGCGCGATCATGATGATCTCGGCGGGCATGGCGTTCTGGCTGGCCACCGTCAAGTCGGTGGGCCTGATCCCCGCCACCATCGGCCTGGTCACCCTCAGCGCCTATGCGGAGAGGTCGGTGCGTCTGGTCCGATCCGTCGTCTTGGCCGCTGTCTTGGCCGCAGCTGCCTATGGGATCTTCGTTTACGGGCTCGAGCTGCCGCTCATTGCCTTCCGCTGGCCGCTCTGA
- a CDS encoding tripartite tricarboxylate transporter permease — MATLQLIGAGLASALSPYNLLFCFLGVLLGTAVGVLPGFGPLAAISLLLPITFHLEPSVGLIMLAGIYYGSQYGGSITSILLNIPGEASSAVTCLDGHPLARQGRAGAALFLTTFASFLGGSVGIVLIMGFSPLLAQMALSFSSVDYFSMMLFGLIVAATLSVGSPFKGLIMVVIGLLLALVGTDATTGTQRFTFGLLQLEDGLNLAAIAIGLFGISEIFASVGASNVYNVDPRSITLRSLMPTRAELSAAANSSLRGSAIGSLLGVLPGAGPALSSFVAYAAEKRLSKTPARFGRGAVEGLAAPEAANNAAAQTAFIPTLSLGIPGSATLAVMLGALMYHNVTPGPQFIVQYPDLFWTLVMSFWVGNIILVILNIPFIGLWVRMLATPYGLLFPAMLVFICIGAFSVSNSTFDVGVALISGIIGYGCKRYGYPGAPLLLAFILEPLMEQNLRRALLISDGDPGVFFTRPLSASLLVAALLLLLVSVLLAVRDSRTRRAPA; from the coding sequence ATGGCCACGCTGCAACTCATCGGGGCCGGCTTGGCATCGGCCCTGTCGCCCTACAACCTTCTCTTCTGCTTCCTCGGCGTCCTCCTCGGCACTGCCGTCGGTGTGCTGCCGGGGTTCGGGCCGCTAGCGGCGATATCGCTGCTTCTGCCGATCACCTTCCATTTGGAGCCTTCGGTAGGCCTGATCATGCTCGCGGGGATCTACTACGGCTCGCAGTATGGCGGCTCTATCACCTCCATCCTGCTTAACATCCCAGGCGAGGCGAGTTCGGCGGTCACTTGCCTGGACGGACACCCGCTTGCCCGGCAGGGTCGCGCCGGCGCGGCCCTATTCCTGACGACCTTCGCTTCTTTCTTGGGGGGGTCCGTCGGCATCGTCCTTATCATGGGGTTCTCGCCGCTCCTGGCCCAGATGGCGCTGTCCTTTTCCTCGGTCGACTATTTCTCAATGATGCTATTTGGCCTCATCGTCGCCGCCACGTTGTCGGTCGGATCGCCGTTTAAGGGGCTTATCATGGTTGTGATCGGCCTGCTGCTGGCGCTGGTCGGCACCGATGCCACGACCGGCACGCAACGCTTCACCTTCGGACTGTTACAACTGGAGGACGGGCTCAACCTGGCGGCCATCGCCATCGGCTTGTTCGGCATCAGCGAGATTTTCGCCAGCGTCGGCGCCTCGAACGTCTACAACGTCGACCCCCGCAGTATTACCTTGCGTTCCCTAATGCCGACGCGGGCGGAATTGAGCGCAGCCGCCAATTCGTCGCTGCGCGGTTCCGCCATCGGATCGCTGCTCGGCGTGCTGCCGGGCGCGGGTCCGGCGCTCTCTTCCTTCGTCGCCTACGCGGCGGAGAAGCGGCTGTCGAAGACGCCGGCCAGGTTCGGCCGCGGCGCGGTCGAGGGTCTTGCCGCGCCGGAAGCAGCGAACAACGCGGCGGCGCAGACCGCCTTCATCCCGACGTTGAGCCTCGGCATTCCCGGCTCGGCGACGCTCGCCGTCATGCTGGGCGCGCTGATGTACCACAACGTCACGCCGGGACCGCAGTTCATCGTCCAGTATCCCGACCTGTTCTGGACGCTGGTCATGAGCTTCTGGGTCGGCAACATCATCCTCGTCATCCTCAATATTCCCTTCATTGGGCTCTGGGTGCGGATGCTGGCCACGCCCTATGGCCTCCTCTTCCCCGCCATGCTGGTCTTCATCTGCATCGGCGCTTTCAGCGTGTCCAACAGCACCTTCGACGTCGGCGTCGCGCTGATTTCGGGCATCATCGGGTATGGCTGCAAGCGATACGGATATCCAGGCGCGCCGCTTCTCCTGGCCTTCATCCTGGAGCCGCTGATGGAACAGAACCTGCGTCGGGCGCTGCTCATCTCGGACGGCGACCCGGGCGTGTTCTTCACGCGGCCACTGTCCGCCTCGCTGCTCGTGGCCGCGCTCCTTTTGTTGTTGGTGTCGGTGCTGCTCGCAGTGCGCGACAGCCGCACGCGCCGCGCGCCGGCGTGA
- a CDS encoding molybdopterin-dependent oxidoreductase has translation MRAPRDARVSRVAAMALEPRGVLARVAEDGRLHIAARYQNPYQLRDKLAAVLGLDRDAVRVTLPDIGGFFGMKSGAYPEYVLAAWVTRRLGRPVRWIAGRSESFLSDCHGRDVEVIAALGLDEYGHFTGLHVQYLMNVGAYLSERGLPALNNIGGVAGVYRTPVIVAEARHFFYLADGSLSRCRPTRGNVHDRAPHRHRGPGHRSVAV, from the coding sequence CTGCGCGCACCACGTGACGCGCGCGTTTCGCGCGTTGCCGCAATGGCGCTCGAACCGCGCGGTGTGCTTGCTCGGGTCGCAGAAGACGGGCGACTGCACATTGCCGCAAGGTACCAGAATCCCTACCAGCTTCGTGATAAGCTAGCCGCTGTCCTCGGTCTGGACCGGGATGCAGTTCGTGTAACTCTGCCCGACATCGGCGGCTTTTTTGGTATGAAGAGCGGCGCCTATCCGGAATATGTGCTGGCGGCCTGGGTAACTCGCCGCCTCGGACGTCCGGTGCGCTGGATCGCAGGCCGGTCGGAATCTTTCCTTTCTGACTGTCATGGGCGTGACGTCGAGGTCATCGCCGCCTTGGGCCTAGACGAGTATGGCCATTTCACCGGACTGCACGTGCAGTATCTAATGAATGTCGGCGCTTACCTTTCGGAACGAGGTCTGCCGGCGCTGAACAATATCGGCGGTGTCGCCGGAGTTTATCGAACGCCGGTCATTGTCGCCGAGGCGCGCCATTTTTTTTACCTTGCCGATGGCTCCTTATCGCGGTGCAGGCCGACCAGAGGCAACGTACACGATCGAGCGCCTCATCGACATCGCGGCCCGGGACATCGGTCTGTCGCCGTTTGA